CCAGTTCCGGTGCCTGGTGTTGCTCTAAATCTTCAATGAAGCTTGCCAGAATCCGGTGGAAAATTGGACTTTTAAATATGTCCGATGCTGTTTCGCATATATTAGGTCCAAGGACAATAACATGATGCTGTTCCCACTCTGTCATCTCATTTACCTCCATAAGGTAAATAAAAAGGCCAACAATAATGTCTGTTTAAAGACACTATTGTTGGCCTGCTATTCGCCAGCTCTTCTGTACCAGACCAGCTGCCGACCAGCGGACCTTAAAGTTTGATGTTGGCTTCTCCCTCGATTAAAGGAGAATCCCCCATCGCTACCCCGTGTTATTATATACTATAGTTATGGTAAAGGCAAGCTTAATCAACTAGGGCTTCAAGATTAGCCTCAAGGGTAAAAACCAGAATCCTTTCTCCTGTGACGGTGCTAATATCAGTATGCAAACTTATTACCTTCTGACCGGTGAATTCCTGGATCATTTTTTCTAATAACGGACGGGAATCCTCCAACAACTGAGTACGTACTTTCTTAATCAAAATTTTACCTTCATGGCTATGAGCCAGGTGTTGTTCGGCCGGAGTTAAAACTCCCTTGAGACGGATAAAGATCTGGTCTTCAATGATAAAGGTTTTAACTTCCTGGGGTCCCCGGCCCAGATATTCCTTTTCAAATTTCATTAATGCTTTACTGATATCATCTTCAAGCTGCCCTTTACGGGTCATTTATATCACCTCATCCTGCTTTTAATTTACACCCAGAGTTAACGCTGGTAATATAACGGTCCTTTAGTTTACCAGGTCACCTATAATGTCCAGAACTTCCTCTAGACATTCAACTATATAATCAGGCTGTACAGGCTGATTTTGAAGTTTGGCCCTTTTACGGTTCAACCATACGGCAGTAGCTCCAAAGCCCTTGGCGCCTACAACATCGGCAATGAAAGAATCCCCTACATGAATGATCTCTTCCGGATTACACTTTAAAAGCTCAGCCGCCTGCTGGAAAATCACAGGCGAGGGCTTGTAAGCTCTGGCGTCTTCTGAAGTCACAATGGCATCGAATTTTAGTCCGTGTCTCATTAAAGCTATAGATAACTCGTGATTGTCAGTGTTGGAAATCAAAGCCGTCCTGAATTGACGGCCCACAGCCTCAACTACTACAGGAGCAGCGGTATAAACCTGACAGTTTTCTATCATTCGCAACCATATTTCCAGGTCATTGGGAACTCGCCTCCCACGAAAGCCGAATTGCCTGAAGGTCATATCCAATGCTTGATCAAAAACCACCCAGAGCTTAGAGAAAGGCCCCGCCATGATTAGTTTATCAGCAAACTTATCCCACTCCTGGTGAAAAGCTACAGGGTCGGCCGGAAAAGAGTTGGCTTGTAATATTAGTTCTGTGGCTTTAGCATGCAGACCCTCGATATTGAAAAGCGTTCCATAGGCGTCAAAAGTTACAGCACGTATATGATACATGTGTGTTCCCTCCAGCGGCCAAAAAGTCCTCCTGCCGTTGAGGCTAAGGTTGTGACAAGGGCGTATTTCCCCTATGCCGTAGGATGCCAAAGTAGTCCGGGCAGCGGCGAGCAGGCCCCGAGGGCATCAACATTAACCGGCATCAAAGTCTACCCTTTTTTGCCAACCTTCAGCTTGCCCAAAAGTTTACTTATTTCCACAGCCACCATGGGGACAAGGCTCAGGCTCAGGACCACCGCCCAGTCGCCGGTACGCAACACCGCCGTCTCAAAGATACCTCGCAAAAAAGGAATCAATACTACAGCCACCTGGAGAGATATTGACGCCAAGAAAGCATACACCAAACTGCGGTTACTTCCCAATCCTATGGACAGGAGGGATTGATCCATGCTCCGGACATTGAAGGAGTGCACCAGTTGCGACAGAGCCATGGTTACAAAAGCCATGGTATGGGCTTCCTCCAGGGTCCGTCCCCAGCTAAGGGCCAGCCAGTATGAAAACAGAGCCAGCAGCCCGATCATGGTACCCTGCCACACGATGTTAATGCCCATGCCCCCGGCAAACACTCCTTCCTTGGGTTTACGGGGTGGACGGTCCATAACGCCTTTTTCGGGTGGCTCCAGGCCCAGGGCCAGGGCAGGAGGACCGTCAGTAACCAGGTTTAACCATAGTATCTGGATGGGAGTCAGGGGACTACCCAATCCCAGTAAAATGGCAGAAAAGATAGCTACAATCTCACCGGTGTTGCAGGAAAGGAGATACTGGATAGACTTGCGAATATTGTCGTAGATGGTTCGCCCTTCTTCAACCGCATTGACGATGGTGGCAAAATTGTCGTCTAATAATACCATATCTGAGGCTTCTTTGGCTACCTCGGTACCGGTAATCCCCATAGCAGCCCCGATATCGGCCCGTTTGAGGGCCGGGGCGTCATTGACACCATCGCCGGTCATGGCCACCACATGTTTGTGTTCCTTTAGGGCTGCTACGATGCGGAGCTTATCCTCAGGGGATACCCTGGCGTAGACGGTGACGCGGTTTACCACCTCTTTCAGTTGTTGGTCGTCCATCTGGTCCAGTTGCGCACCGGTCAGGACGCCGTCACCCTGCTGCCAGATACCCAGTTCTTTCGCGATGGCCATAGCTGTTTCCTGGTGGTCACCGGTGATCATTACCGTCCGGATGCCTGCCCGGCGGCTGACAGCCACCGCTTCCTTGACCTCGGGACGCGGTGGATCCTGCATGGCATAAAAACCGACAAAGGTAAGGTCCTGCTCGGCGGTATCCGGTGAGAGGCCAGCCGGAATTTCAGGCCACCGGCGGACAGCCAGGGCCAGTACGCGTTGCCCCTGGGACGCCAACTGAGAGTTAATTTGCAAAAGCCGGGTACGCATTTCTCCAGTTAGAGGTTCAATTCCTTGCCCGGTCATTACTCCGGTAGAGCGGGCCAGCAATA
This Moorella sp. E308F DNA region includes the following protein-coding sequences:
- a CDS encoding DUF2294 domain-containing protein, with the translated sequence MTRKGQLEDDISKALMKFEKEYLGRGPQEVKTFIIEDQIFIRLKGVLTPAEQHLAHSHEGKILIKKVRTQLLEDSRPLLEKMIQEFTGQKVISLHTDISTVTGERILVFTLEANLEALVD
- a CDS encoding HAD family hydrolase, yielding MYHIRAVTFDAYGTLFNIEGLHAKATELILQANSFPADPVAFHQEWDKFADKLIMAGPFSKLWVVFDQALDMTFRQFGFRGRRVPNDLEIWLRMIENCQVYTAAPVVVEAVGRQFRTALISNTDNHELSIALMRHGLKFDAIVTSEDARAYKPSPVIFQQAAELLKCNPEEIIHVGDSFIADVVGAKGFGATAVWLNRKRAKLQNQPVQPDYIVECLEEVLDIIGDLVN